One window from the genome of Pedobacter schmidteae encodes:
- a CDS encoding YigZ family protein — MLFDDTYKTISNPAEGVFRDRGSKFIGYAYPIFSEEEVKGILLNLRAEHAKARHFCWALRMSPDRGVFRIQDDGEPSGTAGRPILNTLLSADITNVLIVVVRYFGGTLLGVPGLINAYKTAAAEAIQAANIVEKTVNDIYELQFDYLLMNDVMKLIKEEKLNVLSQDFDNSCSMKIEIRKSNLNGILGKIEKVEGLKTKYLFTA, encoded by the coding sequence ATGTTGTTCGACGATACTTATAAAACCATATCTAACCCTGCTGAAGGGGTATTCCGCGATCGCGGAAGCAAATTTATAGGCTATGCCTACCCTATTTTCTCCGAAGAAGAAGTGAAAGGCATTTTGCTCAATTTAAGGGCTGAACATGCCAAGGCCAGGCATTTTTGCTGGGCGCTGCGCATGAGCCCCGATAGAGGTGTATTTCGCATTCAGGATGACGGTGAACCTTCCGGTACTGCTGGCAGACCTATCTTAAATACACTCCTTTCGGCCGATATCACGAACGTGTTGATTGTTGTGGTCAGGTATTTTGGGGGCACCCTGTTGGGCGTGCCCGGACTGATCAATGCCTATAAAACCGCTGCTGCCGAAGCGATACAAGCAGCCAATATTGTCGAAAAAACTGTAAACGATATTTATGAGCTGCAATTCGATTACCTGCTGATGAATGATGTGATGAAACTGATCAAAGAGGAAAAATTAAATGTGTTGTCGCAGGACTTCGACAATTCTTGCAGTATGAAAATTGAGATCAGGAAATCAAACCTCAATGGCATTTTGGGAAAAAT
- a CDS encoding DMT family transporter, giving the protein MIFLFISICCSVTVAVLLKLARRYKINVTQAVTWNYLFAIFLSFVFYKPSVRDLITAPIDMVYIALGILLPVVFWFLAGSVRNIGIVKTDIAQRLSLFIPLLASYFLFNESFSTLKICGLAVGFVAIFFTLYKKSAPKNEGLNWLYPVLVFVGFGVIDILFKKVAQIKAIPYTSSLIVIFILAFVISLISIFYLSAVKKQKLELVNFVCGCILGFFNFFNILFYLKAHRAMAENPSVVFAAMNIGVIVVGSLVGIFIFKEKLNKLNYWGLFLALVAIVLITNVLGTFYHTILAEVK; this is encoded by the coding sequence ATGATATTCCTCTTCATCAGTATTTGTTGTAGCGTTACAGTTGCCGTATTACTAAAGCTTGCCAGAAGGTATAAAATTAATGTTACCCAGGCTGTTACCTGGAACTATTTGTTTGCCATTTTTTTAAGTTTTGTCTTTTACAAACCAAGCGTTCGCGACCTGATCACCGCTCCTATTGATATGGTTTATATTGCTCTAGGTATATTATTACCAGTTGTTTTCTGGTTTTTGGCCGGCTCTGTGAGAAATATCGGTATTGTAAAAACAGATATCGCCCAGCGCTTGTCGCTGTTTATTCCGCTGCTAGCCTCCTATTTCCTGTTTAACGAAAGCTTTAGCACCCTCAAAATATGTGGACTGGCAGTAGGTTTTGTAGCAATATTTTTTACCCTTTATAAAAAGAGCGCACCAAAAAATGAAGGGTTAAACTGGCTGTACCCTGTGTTGGTATTTGTCGGTTTTGGAGTGATTGATATTCTTTTTAAAAAGGTAGCTCAAATAAAAGCCATTCCTTATACCAGTTCCCTCATTGTTATTTTTATTCTTGCTTTCGTTATTTCACTGATCTCCATTTTTTACCTTTCAGCAGTTAAAAAACAGAAACTGGAGTTGGTAAATTTTGTTTGCGGCTGTATTTTAGGCTTTTTTAATTTCTTCAATATCTTGTTTTACCTCAAAGCCCACCGGGCCATGGCCGAAAATCCATCGGTGGTTTTTGCTGCTATGAATATCGGTGTGATTGTTGTGGGCAGTCTGGTAGGAATTTTCATCTTTAAAGAAAAGCTGAACAAGTTGAATTACTGGGGCTTATTTCTGGCGCTTGTAGCCATTGTGCTTATCACCAATGTTCTGGGAACGTTTTACCATACCATATTGGCCGAAGTAAAATAA
- the ribD gene encoding bifunctional diaminohydroxyphosphoribosylaminopyrimidine deaminase/5-amino-6-(5-phosphoribosylamino)uracil reductase RibD, whose protein sequence is MTDDLYMQRCLELAAMGMGNVSPNPLVGCVIVCDDQIIGEGYHVRFGQAHAEVNAVHAVIDKYGDKAAGLLSRATAYVSLEPCAHFGKTPPCADLLIRHGLKKVVIGNNDPFDQVDGKGIQKLKAAGIEVVSGILEEECSRLNRRFFTRIRKQRPYIILKWATTADGYFAPKNMAQKWISGPLAKKIVHKWRTEEDAVLVAKLTAMADNPKLNAREWPGKNPIRVLVDRHLQVPQSNHLYNDQAKTVIFNELKTEVQHNIHYIQMEDMQYYLPQKIAFQLYLMDIQSIIIEGGANILHQFIHGGLWDEARVFTANKIWNEGIASPQIHGLITDQFKIGKDKLTIFQNNHS, encoded by the coding sequence ATGACGGATGATTTATATATGCAAAGGTGCCTTGAGCTGGCTGCTATGGGGATGGGCAATGTAAGCCCCAATCCACTAGTTGGCTGTGTTATTGTCTGTGATGATCAGATCATTGGCGAAGGTTACCATGTCCGGTTTGGTCAGGCGCATGCCGAAGTAAACGCTGTACATGCCGTGATAGACAAGTATGGAGATAAAGCCGCCGGGCTGTTAAGCCGGGCTACAGCGTATGTCAGTCTGGAGCCCTGTGCCCATTTTGGTAAAACCCCACCTTGTGCCGATTTGCTGATCAGACATGGCCTCAAAAAGGTTGTTATCGGCAATAATGACCCTTTCGATCAGGTAGATGGCAAAGGCATTCAAAAGCTTAAAGCGGCTGGAATTGAAGTGGTTTCGGGCATACTTGAAGAAGAATGCAGTCGGCTTAACCGGCGTTTTTTTACCCGTATTCGTAAACAGCGCCCCTATATCATTTTAAAGTGGGCCACTACCGCTGATGGTTATTTTGCACCCAAAAATATGGCACAGAAATGGATTAGTGGTCCGCTTGCAAAAAAAATAGTACACAAATGGCGCACCGAAGAAGATGCTGTATTGGTGGCCAAGCTTACTGCAATGGCTGATAATCCTAAGCTTAACGCACGCGAATGGCCAGGTAAGAATCCGATACGTGTTTTGGTGGATCGCCATTTGCAAGTTCCGCAAAGCAATCATTTGTATAACGATCAGGCAAAAACCGTTATTTTTAATGAGTTGAAAACCGAAGTGCAGCATAACATTCATTACATACAGATGGAAGATATGCAATATTATCTTCCGCAAAAAATAGCCTTTCAACTGTATCTGATGGATATTCAGTCGATCATTATTGAGGGGGGTGCCAATATTCTTCATCAGTTTATTCATGGCGGACTTTGGGATGAAGCCCGGGTATTTACTGCCAATAAGATCTGGAATGAGGGGATTGCTTCTCCACAGATTCATGGGCTGATTACAGACCAGTTTAAAATTGGAAAGGACAAATTAACTATCTTTCAAAATAACCATTCATGA
- the prmC gene encoding peptide chain release factor N(5)-glutamine methyltransferase: protein MRLQDLAALFNTSLQDIYDEEEAHAIFLIALEAVLGYRRVDYLHKKTEVPDHLKLAKLQNMLKELKTGKPIQYVLGETIFYGLPFKVNPSVLIPRPETEELVAWILESCGLAAATGSELRMIDIGTGSGCIAISLKKNLPTATKVSALDISEAALSVSMANASINEVDINFIKADIREFSTSQKFDVVISNPPYITLKEKQQMHDNVLSHEPHLALFVADEKPLEFYESIADFAWQTLSDMGLLFFEINEHLSKETIEMLKLKSFINIELKKDIQGKDRMIKCQRGLAF, encoded by the coding sequence ATGAGATTACAGGATTTAGCCGCCCTTTTTAACACTTCTTTACAAGATATTTATGATGAAGAAGAAGCACATGCCATTTTTTTAATCGCCCTGGAAGCTGTTTTAGGTTACCGTAGAGTAGATTATCTGCATAAAAAAACGGAAGTGCCTGATCATTTAAAATTGGCTAAATTGCAAAATATGCTGAAGGAATTGAAAACCGGAAAGCCCATACAATATGTACTTGGGGAAACCATTTTTTACGGACTACCCTTTAAAGTAAATCCATCTGTATTGATACCCCGGCCCGAAACTGAAGAATTGGTAGCCTGGATACTGGAAAGCTGTGGCTTAGCTGCAGCTACCGGGTCGGAGTTACGGATGATAGATATCGGAACGGGAAGCGGTTGTATTGCCATTTCGTTAAAAAAGAACCTCCCCACAGCGACAAAAGTATCAGCATTGGACATATCCGAAGCCGCACTATCAGTATCCATGGCTAATGCATCTATAAATGAAGTAGATATAAATTTTATCAAAGCAGACATACGCGAATTTAGCACCAGTCAGAAATTTGATGTGGTGATTAGCAATCCGCCCTATATTACCTTGAAAGAAAAACAACAGATGCACGATAATGTGCTGTCACATGAACCACATTTGGCCCTATTTGTGGCAGATGAAAAACCTTTGGAATTTTATGAGTCTATTGCAGATTTTGCATGGCAAACTTTGAGTGACATGGGCTTACTGTTTTTTGAGATCAACGAACATCTATCTAAGGAAACAATAGAGATGCTAAAACTTAAATCATTTATTAACATTGAATTAAAAAAAGATATACAAGGCAAAGACAGGATGATAAAATGCCAGCGCGGATTAGCTTTTTAA
- the xerD gene encoding site-specific tyrosine recombinase XerD gives MIHNPYLQSFRNYLKLERSLSANSIDAYLNDLNKLFQYFESVGQTPQVKDISSGDLKLFVSWINGLGMLASTQARVISGLKSFFGFLMLEELITTDPSALLETPRLARHLPHTLDIHEINGMIEVIDASKPDGMRNKAILETLYGCGLRVSELINLKISDVFEENEFIRVTGKGNKERLVPIGSTALKYIDIYLNEIRLHVPIKKGFEDFIFLNRSGTRLSRISVFSIIKTLALKSGLKKSISPHTFRHSFATHLIEGGADLRAVQEMLGHSSITTTEIYTHLDRDYLKGIVTEFHSRS, from the coding sequence GTGATTCATAACCCTTATCTGCAGTCCTTCCGTAATTACCTGAAACTGGAACGTTCCCTCTCTGCCAATTCTATTGATGCCTATCTCAACGATCTGAATAAACTGTTTCAGTATTTTGAGTCGGTAGGACAAACCCCACAGGTAAAGGATATTAGTAGTGGCGACTTAAAGTTATTTGTCTCCTGGATAAACGGATTGGGGATGTTGGCCAGTACGCAGGCCAGGGTGATTTCAGGACTCAAATCTTTTTTTGGCTTCCTGATGCTGGAGGAGTTAATTACTACCGATCCCTCGGCCTTACTTGAAACCCCCAGACTGGCCCGTCATCTGCCCCATACGTTGGATATTCACGAAATCAATGGGATGATTGAAGTCATTGATGCCTCAAAACCGGATGGAATGCGTAACAAAGCCATTCTGGAAACGCTGTACGGTTGTGGATTGCGGGTTTCAGAACTGATCAACCTTAAAATATCTGATGTTTTTGAGGAAAACGAATTTATACGTGTTACCGGAAAGGGAAATAAGGAGCGCCTGGTTCCGATTGGAAGTACAGCCTTAAAGTACATTGATATATACCTGAATGAAATCAGGCTGCATGTGCCCATAAAAAAGGGGTTTGAAGACTTCATCTTTCTGAACCGGAGCGGTACACGTTTATCCCGTATATCTGTTTTTAGTATCATTAAAACACTTGCGCTAAAATCAGGCTTAAAAAAGAGCATTAGCCCTCATACATTTCGTCATTCGTTTGCTACGCATTTGATTGAAGGTGGTGCCGATTTAAGGGCTGTACAGGAAATGCTGGGGCATTCCAGTATCACCACTACCGAAATTTATACACATCTGGACAGGGATTATTTAAAAGGTATTGTTACTGAATTTCATTCCCGGAGTTAA
- the aroQ gene encoding type II 3-dehydroquinate dehydratase, giving the protein MKIQIINGPNLNLLGVREPGIYGNEGFDTYIQTLRDMYSIIEIDYFQSNVEGELINKLHEIGFSYDGIVINAGGYTHTSVAIADAIAAIKTPVVEVHISNIYAREEYRHVSLTGKNCKGVLTGFGMDGYRLAIESLLKG; this is encoded by the coding sequence ATGAAGATACAAATTATTAATGGCCCAAACTTAAACCTTTTAGGTGTTCGGGAACCGGGCATTTACGGAAATGAGGGTTTTGATACTTATATACAAACGCTGCGTGATATGTACAGCATTATTGAAATTGATTATTTTCAAAGTAACGTGGAAGGTGAGCTAATCAACAAACTACATGAGATTGGCTTTAGCTATGATGGTATTGTAATTAATGCAGGCGGTTATACACACACTTCAGTGGCTATTGCAGATGCCATCGCAGCAATTAAAACACCAGTAGTGGAAGTGCACATTTCTAACATATATGCGCGTGAGGAATACCGTCATGTATCGCTTACAGGCAAAAACTGTAAGGGTGTACTAACAGGATTTGGTATGGATGGCTATAGATTGGCTATTGAAAGTTTATTAAAGGGATAA
- a CDS encoding M20/M25/M40 family metallo-hydrolase — MKSLLLTAFCASVGLNALAQSEVTEQEIAEHISYLASPQMKGRFPGTNENKKVVKYLIKNFKQANIKPFGNSYIQNFTAKIRVKKGVTDTPFAKTQNVIGFIEGNDPVLKNEFIVLGAHYDHLGMGGPSSKKQDTIGVHLGADDNASGTAALLEIGERLAANKNDLKRSVLLIAFGAEEQGLLGSKYFVEHPVIPLSSIKLMLNMDMVGRMNAEKQLYMGGAASFNGGMELMKGLGQGSGINPIVIGYDVGGSDHVSFYKKKISVLGFHTGGHPQYHTPEDSFALINIPGEKLVCDYIYRAIVSVASREGVISFVPEKKN; from the coding sequence TTGAAGAGTTTACTACTAACTGCCTTTTGCGCATCGGTTGGCCTAAATGCGTTGGCTCAAAGTGAGGTTACGGAACAGGAGATTGCGGAACACATTTCTTATTTAGCTTCGCCACAGATGAAAGGTCGCTTTCCGGGGACGAATGAGAACAAAAAAGTAGTAAAGTACCTGATTAAAAACTTTAAACAAGCCAATATAAAGCCATTTGGTAACAGCTATATACAAAATTTCACCGCTAAAATAAGGGTAAAAAAAGGTGTAACAGACACTCCTTTTGCAAAAACGCAAAATGTTATTGGTTTTATTGAAGGGAACGACCCGGTTTTAAAAAATGAATTTATTGTATTGGGTGCACATTACGACCATTTGGGAATGGGCGGGCCCTCATCTAAAAAGCAGGATACAATAGGGGTGCACCTGGGTGCGGATGACAATGCGAGCGGAACAGCTGCGTTACTGGAAATAGGAGAACGTTTGGCCGCGAACAAAAATGACTTAAAACGAAGTGTACTTTTAATAGCTTTTGGTGCTGAAGAGCAGGGATTATTAGGCTCAAAGTATTTTGTTGAACATCCGGTAATCCCTTTATCCTCGATAAAATTGATGCTGAACATGGATATGGTAGGCCGCATGAATGCAGAGAAACAGTTGTATATGGGTGGAGCAGCCTCTTTTAACGGGGGAATGGAATTGATGAAAGGGTTAGGACAGGGCTCAGGAATCAATCCGATTGTAATTGGCTATGATGTCGGCGGATCTGACCATGTATCTTTCTATAAAAAGAAAATTTCTGTCCTTGGCTTCCATACCGGGGGACATCCGCAATACCATACGCCGGAAGATAGTTTTGCACTAATTAATATTCCTGGCGAAAAGCTGGTTTGCGATTATATCTACCGGGCTATTGTGAGTGTAGCGAGCAGGGAAGGAGTAATATCCTTTGTTCCGGAAAAAAAGAACTGA
- a CDS encoding glycosyltransferase family 2 protein codes for MAAASVAVVILNWNGKKLLEQFLPSVVKSAYPNLQIVVGDNASTDDSVAFVMTHYPEIRIIVNDDNYGFAEGYGKLLDQIEADYYVLLNSDVEVPVNWIQPVIDAMEMDSSIAVAQPKIKWQKNKMQFEYAGAAGGYLDLHAFPFCRGRLFDTVEMDINQYEDQREIFWASGAALFIKSKCWKEAGGLDPDFFAHMEEIDLCWRLKNLGYKVIYCPKAEVYHVGGGTLNSNNPYKTYLNFKNNLVIMQKNLPSADAYSRIFIRMSLDFIAWIHFLVQGKSQFAWAINKAHYHFLCNLAKNGKKRTNRQLPFLKHTGLYPSSIVWSYFIKKIRFFSQL; via the coding sequence ATGGCAGCAGCAAGTGTAGCGGTAGTAATTTTAAATTGGAACGGGAAAAAGCTGTTGGAACAGTTTTTACCAAGCGTCGTCAAATCAGCATATCCTAATTTGCAGATTGTTGTAGGCGATAATGCTTCAACAGATGATTCCGTGGCTTTTGTGATGACCCATTATCCTGAAATAAGGATTATTGTAAATGATGATAATTACGGCTTTGCAGAGGGATATGGTAAATTACTGGACCAAATTGAGGCCGATTATTATGTTTTACTCAATTCTGATGTAGAAGTTCCTGTCAATTGGATCCAGCCTGTTATCGACGCCATGGAAATGGATAGTTCAATTGCTGTAGCTCAACCAAAAATTAAATGGCAAAAAAATAAAATGCAATTTGAATATGCCGGAGCTGCAGGAGGCTATCTCGATTTGCATGCTTTTCCCTTTTGCCGGGGACGTTTGTTTGATACCGTAGAGATGGATATCAACCAGTATGAAGATCAGCGGGAGATATTCTGGGCCAGTGGAGCTGCTCTTTTTATTAAAAGTAAGTGCTGGAAAGAAGCTGGGGGGCTTGATCCTGACTTTTTTGCACATATGGAAGAAATTGATCTTTGCTGGCGCTTAAAAAATCTGGGCTATAAAGTAATTTATTGCCCCAAAGCCGAAGTTTACCATGTTGGTGGAGGGACGCTAAATTCCAACAATCCATACAAAACTTATCTGAACTTCAAAAATAACCTGGTGATCATGCAAAAAAACCTGCCTTCGGCAGATGCCTATTCCCGTATTTTTATCAGAATGTCGCTTGATTTTATCGCATGGATTCATTTTCTGGTACAAGGTAAATCTCAGTTTGCATGGGCTATAAACAAAGCACACTACCATTTTTTGTGTAATCTGGCAAAAAATGGTAAGAAAAGAACAAACAGACAATTACCCTTTTTAAAGCATACAGGTTTGTATCCGTCCAGTATTGTATGGTCTTATTTCATCAAAAAAATAAGATTTTTTAGTCAGTTATAA
- a CDS encoding lysophospholipid acyltransferase family protein translates to MKFLSLLPLSILYFISTAGYYVVYHLVGYRKEVVRGNLTKAFPEKSIEEIIRIEKQFFRYFNDLVVEVIKMNSISAKQLKKRVKYTNLHLIEAYFEKGESVLACTGHYGNWELCMLALGNELSKPEYVIYKPLHNEVFDDWFYKIRTRFGNHFIPMRQTLRSIAATRNEVTMFCFAGDQTPVGTETHYWINFMNQNTPVLLGLEKIALQTNRPVFYFETKIVKRGYYEVNCIPLCMDPATTIPHEITDRQFAFLEDTLRKTPAYWLWSHKRWKHKQMKPGRWQQQV, encoded by the coding sequence TTGAAGTTTTTATCACTGCTGCCCCTATCGATCCTTTATTTTATTTCGACGGCGGGATATTATGTAGTATATCACCTGGTGGGGTATCGTAAAGAGGTAGTACGCGGCAACCTGACAAAAGCCTTTCCCGAAAAATCTATTGAAGAAATTATACGTATTGAAAAGCAGTTTTTCAGGTACTTTAATGATCTGGTGGTAGAGGTGATTAAAATGAATTCTATCTCGGCAAAACAGCTAAAAAAAAGAGTAAAATATACCAATCTGCATTTGATTGAGGCCTATTTTGAGAAGGGGGAAAGTGTATTGGCTTGTACAGGTCACTATGGCAACTGGGAGTTGTGTATGCTCGCTCTTGGTAATGAGCTTTCGAAGCCAGAATATGTCATTTATAAACCACTTCATAATGAGGTTTTTGATGATTGGTTTTATAAAATACGTACCCGTTTTGGCAATCATTTTATTCCTATGCGACAAACGTTGCGGTCTATTGCTGCTACCAGAAATGAGGTGACCATGTTTTGTTTTGCCGGAGATCAAACCCCTGTAGGTACCGAAACACATTACTGGATTAATTTTATGAACCAAAATACGCCGGTATTACTTGGACTCGAAAAAATAGCCCTCCAAACCAACAGGCCTGTGTTTTACTTCGAGACAAAGATTGTCAAAAGGGGGTATTATGAAGTAAATTGCATTCCGCTATGCATGGATCCGGCTACTACCATACCGCATGAGATTACCGACAGGCAGTTTGCCTTTTTAGAAGATACTTTAAGAAAAACCCCCGCTTATTGGCTTTGGAGCCATAAGCGATGGAAACATAAACAAATGAAACCAGGAAGATGGCAGCAGCAAGTGTAG
- a CDS encoding WbqC family protein, protein MQSSAIFPLFYLPPVGYFSGLKEFDYNFLLEKEEHFPKQTYRNRTRIYSPNGHLDLIIPVVKGSKVHTKVKDVKISNDFNWQRLHWKSFESCYRNAAYFEFYEDEFAHFYHTRFDYLFDYNLQLLEWLFKQLKKEVSINFTTEYIKEIDPALDFRNKIHFKTPINEGDFKPYFQVFDDREGFKPNLSIVDLLFNQGPQTKSYL, encoded by the coding sequence ATGCAAAGTTCAGCTATATTCCCTCTTTTTTATCTTCCACCTGTTGGTTACTTCTCTGGTTTAAAAGAATTTGACTACAATTTTTTATTGGAAAAAGAAGAGCATTTCCCCAAACAAACCTATAGAAACCGTACCAGAATATACTCGCCCAACGGACATTTAGACCTCATCATCCCCGTAGTTAAAGGTTCGAAGGTACATACCAAGGTGAAGGACGTTAAAATAAGTAACGATTTTAATTGGCAGCGACTGCACTGGAAAAGCTTTGAAAGCTGTTACAGGAACGCTGCTTATTTTGAATTTTACGAAGATGAGTTTGCCCATTTTTATCATACCAGGTTCGATTATCTGTTTGATTACAACCTTCAGCTTTTGGAATGGCTATTTAAGCAGTTGAAAAAAGAAGTTTCAATAAACTTCACTACCGAATACATAAAGGAAATAGATCCTGCTTTAGATTTCAGGAATAAAATTCATTTTAAAACTCCAATAAATGAAGGTGATTTTAAACCTTATTTCCAGGTTTTTGATGACAGGGAAGGTTTCAAGCCAAACTTAAGTATTGTTGATCTGTTATTTAACCAGGGTCCGCAAACCAAATCATATCTCTGA
- the corA gene encoding magnesium/cobalt transporter CorA, which yields MGKPAKQKRKRKHYNLPAAGSSPGLVNIDEHALKPIITFHSYNDHHYAVKELDNIENLSRILSNKEFNYWIEIKGFGSAAMFETMNTDFGISKLVLEDITSPYQRPKLEEYGKYDFAISRMLHFDAQKNLDNEQVSFILMENALFTFQEGYEDCLAPVRKRLSVGKGNIRIAGSSYLMYALMDIIIDTYFEILGAWGDELDLIEDRLFDKPDKTVMFDTQLVKRNLINVRRVVWPERDKLNDILRSDSLLITNETKMYVRDAYDHCIQIIDIVESLKEISASNIDMYLSIISNRMNEIMKVLTIISSIFIPLTFIAGIYGMNFASADPVTGKLLPQNMPELYQEHGYLYTMIIMSAIAIAQIIYFWRKGWFK from the coding sequence ATGGGTAAACCAGCAAAACAAAAGCGTAAACGCAAACATTATAACTTACCGGCTGCAGGCTCCAGTCCGGGTTTAGTCAATATTGATGAACATGCTTTAAAACCAATCATCACGTTTCACAGCTATAATGACCATCATTATGCGGTGAAAGAACTGGATAATATTGAGAATTTATCGCGCATACTGAGTAATAAAGAATTCAATTACTGGATTGAGATCAAAGGCTTCGGTTCGGCTGCAATGTTTGAAACAATGAATACGGATTTCGGAATTAGCAAATTGGTTCTGGAAGACATCACCAGTCCTTACCAGCGCCCCAAGCTGGAAGAATATGGTAAATATGATTTCGCTATCAGCAGAATGCTGCATTTTGATGCGCAAAAAAACCTGGATAATGAACAGGTATCTTTTATTTTAATGGAAAACGCCTTATTTACTTTTCAGGAAGGTTATGAAGATTGCTTAGCGCCAGTACGCAAGAGACTGAGTGTGGGAAAAGGTAACATTCGCATTGCCGGGAGCAGCTACCTGATGTATGCCTTAATGGATATCATTATTGATACTTATTTTGAGATACTGGGTGCCTGGGGCGATGAACTGGATTTGATAGAAGATCGTTTATTTGATAAGCCTGACAAGACAGTAATGTTTGACACCCAATTGGTTAAACGAAATCTGATCAATGTAAGAAGGGTAGTATGGCCCGAGCGCGACAAGCTGAACGACATCCTGAGAAGTGACAGTTTACTGATCACCAATGAGACAAAAATGTACGTACGGGACGCTTACGACCATTGCATACAGATTATTGACATTGTGGAATCCTTAAAGGAGATTTCGGCCAGTAATATTGATATGTACCTGTCCATCATCAGTAACAGGATGAACGAGATCATGAAGGTGCTGACCATCATTTCTTCGATTTTTATCCCACTAACTTTTATTGCAGGGATATATGGGATGAACTTTGCCAGCGCCGACCCTGTGACAGGTAAGCTATTGCCTCAAAACATGCCTGAACTTTATCAGGAACATGGTTATCTATACACCATGATCATTATGAGCGCCATTGCCATAGCACAAATCATTTATTTCTGGCGAAAAGGATGGTTTAAATAG